Proteins encoded in a region of the Bicyclus anynana chromosome 9, ilBicAnyn1.1, whole genome shotgun sequence genome:
- the LOC112048978 gene encoding ubiquinone biosynthesis O-methyltransferase, mitochondrial-like → MVFRSSSPVTGISNNVNFISRRDAHSTIDSKDFFQVSNSKQLESLWDPHGIFLSLHSLNYLRLPFIRDGLVDIAPGEKFSTCLKGKKILEVGSGAGILSEGLAKYGAEVIGIDSSKVMLELAIDHCSKNKRLANNKPTYILSTVEDHSMSYPDMYDAVVVSEVIEHVGQKELFVESCVRATKPGGKLFITTPSRTRFAHFTLIFLYENFLKCYPKGAHQYDSLMTPSELKFMLEMNDCHVEDIKGYIYNPFSNQWSWTNHKLYSFATLAVKSPNTNDNKN, encoded by the exons ATGGTTTTCAGAAGTTCGAGCCCTGTTACTGGTATTTcaaataatgttaatttcatAAGCAGAAGAGATGCCCACTCTACGATTGACTCTAAAGATTTTTTCCAAGTGTCTAATAGTAAACAACTGGAATCACTATGGGATCCCCATGGGATATTTCTATCGCTTCATTCGTTGAATTATTTacg attGCCTTTTATAAGAGACGGTCTTGTCGATATAGCGCCTGGTGAAAAGTTCTCTACTTGTCTGAAAGGAAAGAAAATCCTCGAAGTAGGCAGTGGAGCAGGGATCCTCTCAgag GGTCTGGCTAAGTACGGGGCCGAAGTTATAGGAATAGATTCGAGCAAAGTCATGTTAGAATTGGCTATAGACCATTGCTCTAAAAACAAACGCTTAGCTAACAACAAGCctacttatattttatctactgtAGAG GATCATAGTATGTCTTATCCTGACATGTATGACGCAGTGGTAGTGTCCGAGGTCATAGAGCATGTTGGTCAAAAGGAACTGTTTGTGGAATCCTGTGTACGCGCCACAAAACCGGGTGGAAAACTATTCATTACGACGCCCAGTAGAACGCGTTTCGCCCACTTCACTTTAATATTTCTCTATgagaattttttgaaatgttatCCAAAGGGTGCCCATCAATATGACAGTTTGATGACACCAAGCGAACTGAAATTCATGCTAGAAATGA ACGACTGCCATGTGGAGGATATAAAGGGTTACATTTATAACCCGTTCTCGAACCAATGGTCTTGGACTAATCACAAACTGTACAGCTTTGCTACCCTGGCTGTAAAGTCACCCAACACTAATGATAATAAGAATTAA